In Triticum urartu cultivar G1812 chromosome 6, Tu2.1, whole genome shotgun sequence, the following proteins share a genomic window:
- the LOC125512150 gene encoding exopolygalacturonase-like: MVTAGRSNAATALAVALALLGSTAWAAVAPYQPRPAAGGPPSVPAGPLDIVMLGAKGDGKTDATQAVMKAWKNACGATGTQKIVIPPGNFLVGALELSGPCTSSIIIRLDGNLLGTGDLTAYKKNWIEVMRVDNFAINGHGIIDGQGPLVWEKNQCSKHYDCKILPNSLVLDYVNNATIRGITLKNAKFFHLNLFNCKSVLVENVEITAPGNSPNTDGIHMGDSEDVTIKATNIGVGDDCISIGPGTKHVKIHGSRCGPGHGISVGSLGRYKDEKDVEDIQVTNCTIKGATNGLRIKSYEDSKSALRATRFVYDDVRMDNVSYPIVIDQKYCPNNICAKAPGASKVVVADIVFKNIVGTSATPEAVTLNCVNNVPCQGLQLVNVNLKYTGTNNKTMAVCKNAVGKSVNVVKELACL; the protein is encoded by the exons ATGGTGACGGCGGGAAGAAGCAATGCCGCCACCGCCCTGGCGGTGGCGCTGGCGCTGCTCGGGAGCACGGCGTGGGCAGCCGTGGCGCCGTACCAGCCGAGGCCGGCCGCCGGCGGGCCGCCGTCGGTGCCGGCGGGCCCCCTGGACATCGTGATGCTGGGGGCCAAGGGCGACGGAAAGACGGACGCGACGCAGGCGGTGATGAAGGCGTGGAAGAACGCGTGCGGGGCGACGGGGACGCAGAAGATCGTGATCCCGCCGGGCAACTTCCTGGTGGGCGCACTGGAGCTGTCGGGCCCCTGCACCTCCTCCATCATCATCCGGCTGGACGGCAACCTCCTGGGCACCGGCGACCTCACCGCCTACAAGAAGAACTGGATCGAGGTGATGCGCGTGGACAACTTCGCCATCAACGGCCACGGCATCATCGACGGCCAGGGCCCCCTCGTGTGGGAGAAGAACCAGTGCAGCAAGCACTACGACTGCAAGATCCTCCCCAAC AGCCTGGTGCTGGACTACGTGAACAACGCGACGATCCGTGGCATCACGCTCAAGAACGCAAAGTTCTTCCACCTCAACCTCTTCAACTGCAAGTCGGTGCTGGTGGAGAACGTGGAGATCACGGCGCCGGGGAACAGCCCCAACACGGACGGCATCCACATGGGCGACTCGGAGGACGTGACCATCAAGGCGACCAACATCGGCGTCGGCGACGACTGCATCTCCATCGGGCCCGGCACCAAGCACGTCAAGATCCACGGCTCCCGGTGCGGCCCCGGCCACGGGATCAGCGTGGGCAGCCTGGGGCGGTACAAGGACGAGAAGGACGTGGAGGACATCCAGGTGACCAACTGCACCATCAAGGGCGCCACCAACGGGCTCCGGATCAAGTCGTACGAGGACTCCAAGTCGGCGCTCCGGGCCACCCGCTTCGTGTACGACGACGTGAGGATGGACAACGTCTCCTACCCCATCGTCATCGACCAGAAGTACTGCCCCAACAACATCTGCGCCAAGGCCCCCGGCGCCTCCAAGGTGGTCGTCGCCGACATCGTCTTCAAGAACATCGTCGGGACGTCGGCGACGCCGGAGGCCGTCACGCTCAACTGCGTCAACAACGTGCCCTGCCAGGGCCTCCAGCTCGTCAACGTCAACCTCAAGTACACCGGCACCAACAACAAGACCATGGCCGTCTGCAAGAACGCCGTCGGCAAGTCCGTCAACGTCGTCAAGGAGCTCGCATGCCTCTGA
- the LOC125512149 gene encoding fumarylacetoacetase, whose amino-acid sequence MAEGKPLLRSFVEVPRDSHFPIQNLPFGVFRRRGQPEGPPRPATAIGDFALDLAAVSAAGLFDGPLLSASPCFHQETLNMFLGLGRPAWKEARATLQKILSADEPVLRDNEALRKNCLVPMSDVEMLLPITVGDYTDFFCSVHHARNCGFIFRGPQTPVNPNWFHLPVGYHGRASSVIISGTDIIRPRGQGHPTGSAQPYFGPSQKLDFELEMAAIVGPGNELGKPIDIADAEDHIFGLVVMNDWSARDIQAWETIPLGPFLGKSFSTSVSPWIVTLDALKPFACEAPKQEPEPLPYLAEKNHINYDIPLEAWIKPKEQSEASVVTKTNFKHMYWTVTQQLAHHTVNGCNLRPGDMFATGTLSGPEPDSLGCLLEITWNGQKEISVGNSIRKFLQDGDEVILTGCCKGEDYNVGFGTCTGKILPSLP is encoded by the exons ATGGCGGAGGGGAAGCCGCTGCTGCGGTCGTTCGTGGAGGTGCCGAGGGACTCGCACTTCCCCATCCAGAACCTCCCCTTCGGGGTCTTCCGCAGGAGGGGCCAGCCCGAGGGCCCGCCGCGCCCGGCGACGGCCATCGGGGACTTCGCGCTCGACCTCGCCGCCGTCTCCGCCGCCGGCCTCTTCGACGGGCCCCTCCTCTCCGCCTCCCCATGCTTCCACCAG GAAACGCTCAACATGTTCTTGGGGTTGGGCCGACCGGCGtggaaggaggcgcgcgccacGCTCCAGAAAATCCTCTCAG CTGATGAGCCGGTGCTGCGTGACAACGAGGCCTTGAGGAAGAACTGCCTTGTGCCAATG AGTGATGTAGAGATGCTTCTTCCTATCACGGTAGGAGACTACACGGATTTCTTTTGTTCTGTGCACCACGCGAGGAACTGTGGATTCATCTTCCGTGGACCACAGACTCCAGTCAATCCGAATTG GTTTCACTTACCAGTTGGTTACCATGGACGGGCATCATCTGTAATCATATCTGGAACAGACATTATTCGACCCAG AGGACAAGGTCATCCAACAGGAAGCGCTCAACCTTATTTCGGTCCTTCTCAAAAGCTTGATTTTGAACTTGAGATG GCTGCCATTGTTGGACCAGGGAATGAACTGGGCAAACCTATTGATATTGCTGACGCTGAGGATCATATATTTGGCTTAGTGGTAATGAATGATTGGAGTG CCAGAGATATTCAAGCCTGGGAGACCATACCTCTTGGACCTTTCCTTGGCAAAAGCTTCA GTACATCTGTATCACCTTGGATTGTGACCCTGGATGCCCTGAAGCCTTTTGCCTGTGAGGCTCCTAAGCAG GAACCCGAACCTTTGCCTTACTTAGCTGAAAAGAATCATATAAACTATGACATTCCTCTTGAA GCTTGGATTAAGCCCAAAGAGCAAAGTGAAGCATCAGTTGTCACAAAGACCAATTTCAAACATAT GTACTGGACTGTGACGCAGCAACTAGCACACCACACCGTGAATGGATGCAATCTGAGACCAGGGGACATGTTTGCGACTGGCACCCTCAGTGGACCT GAACCAGACTCTCTGGGATGTTTGCTGGAGATAACGTGGAACGGGCAGAAGGAGATATCAGTTGGGAATTCGATCCGCAAGTTCCTCCAAGATGGGGACGAAGTCATCTTGACAGGCTGTTGCAAG GGCGAGGACTACAACGTTGGATTCGGAACCTGCACGGGGAAGATTCTGCCGTCGCTTCCATGA